The following proteins are encoded in a genomic region of Parus major isolate Abel chromosome 18, Parus_major1.1, whole genome shotgun sequence:
- the GALR2 gene encoding galanin receptor type 2 has product MNGSLAGSGGGWQPESVIIPLVYLVIFLVGTVGNSLVLAVLLHNGQVKNTTNLFILNLGVADLCFILFCVPFQATIYTLEGWVFGPFMCKAVHFFIYLTMYASSFTLATVSLDRYLAIRYPLHSRELRTPRNALLAICLIWGLSFIFSGPYLSYYQEFQLANLTVCHPIWEISQRKIMDICTFIFSYIIPVLILSLTYVRTIRYLWRSVDPLQDMSESKKAKRKVTRMIIIVAILFCLCWLPHHLVILCVWFGYFPLNHSTYVLRILSHVISYANSCVNPIVYALVSKHFRKGFKKIFSCLLHKKAAHKVHVAQATNTVSTLEAELSEVTQLSDALPGRSAARCRVPAQPWGEAELVGQQQRADGSSITFNIS; this is encoded by the exons ATGAACGGCTCGCTGGCGGGCTCTGGGGGGGGCTGGCAGCCCGAGTCCGTCATCATCCCACTCGTGTACCTCGTCATCTTTCTCGTGGGCACGGTGGGCAACAGCCTGGTCCTGGCCGTGCTGCTGCACAATGGGCAGGTGAAGAACACCACCAACCTCTTCATCCTCAACCTGGGAGTGGCTGACCTCTGCTTCATCCTCTTCTGCGTCCCCTTCCAAGCCACCATCTACACCCTGGAGGGATGGGTGTTTGGGCCCTTCATGTGCAAGGCTGTCCACTTCTTCATCTACCTCACCATGTACGCCAGCAGCTTCACCCTGGCCACCGTCTCCCTCGACAG GTATTTGGCCATACGATACCCCCTGCACTCCAGGGAGCTGAGGACACCCAGGAACGCCCTCCTGGCCATTTGTCTCATCTGGGGGCTCTCCTTCATCTTCTCGGGCCCTTACCTCAGCTACTACCAGGAGTTCCAGCTGGCCAACCTGACCGTCTGCCATCCCATCTGGGAGATCTCCCAGCGCAAGATCATGGACATCTGCACCTTCATCTTCAGCTACATCATCCCCGTGCTCATCCTGAGCCTCACTTACGTGCGGACTATTCGCTACCTGTGGCGGTCCGTGGACCCTCTCCAAGACATGTCTGAGTCCAAGAAGGCCAAGAGGAAGGTCACCAGGATGATCATCATTGTCGCCATCCTGTTCTGCCTCTGCTGGCTGCCCCATCACCTGGTCATCCTCTGCGTGTGGTTTGGGTACTTCCCCCTCAACCACTCCACGTACGTGCTCCGCATCCTCTCGCACGTCATCTCCTACGCCAACTCCTGCGTGAACCCCATCGTCTACGCCCTGGTTTCCAAACACTTCCGCAAGGGCTTCAAGAAGATCTtcagctgcctcctgcacaAGAAGGCAGCGCACAAGGTGCATGTGGCCCAGGCCACCAACACGGTCAGCACGCTGGAGGCAGAGCTCAGTGAGGTGACCCAGCTGAGCGATGCCCTGCCCGGTCGCTCCGCCGCACGCTGCAGGGTCCCCGCACAGCCCTggggggaggcagagctggtgggacagcagcagagagcagatgGCTCCTCCATCACCTTCAACATCAGCTAG